A segment of the Mastacembelus armatus chromosome 7, fMasArm1.2, whole genome shotgun sequence genome:
TGCCAAAACTACAACTCCCATTGTTAGATCTACAAGTCATGACAGAACTGTCACTTCCACAACAAAACCTCCCACTGTTACAACCAGAACTTGTGGAAACAGGATCACCACTGTCACACCAACAGTTCCCACAAGAGCATAACTCCTTCCATCAAAACAACAATTCCTGCTACCTCAGCCACCTCTGCCACCAAGACAACTCAGGATATCACAAGTAGAACTTCCCGTACTCCAACTAAAACCACAGCTCGCAGAACCACAGTGTCAATGACCACACAGAGACTTCCCACATCAACAAAACTCCTATCACtataactaaaactaaatcTCTGAAAACTGTAATTACCAAATTCACCGCTACCACAATTCTCATATATCCTATGACATCTCTCACAAAACTTTCACATCGGACTACTCTAACCAAAAGTGTCACTCCTACAACCAAGACATTCAGAATCACAACTCTGCCTACAAAAGCTTTCAATAGAAAAGCAAAAACTCATGATGCCCCAACTACATCTACTCCTGCCACACATCCGACTACCACAGCTACTCAGAGAAACACTCCCACAACCACAACTTCCACTACAAAAAGAAGATGTTGTACTGCTAGTAGTACATTTCTCACAAGCAAAACTCACCCCCAATGAGAAATACCATTACCACAATGAAAACAACCAGGGTTGATTGTAGTATCAGACTTTTAGAGGTGCTGAGCCCCTAATGAGAATGTGACATACAGAGCCTTACGCTAAGTGCACTTTCTGCTGACTGCATCCTGTTCTCTCCTTTTctatccttctctctcctctttgctGACAACCAGATCAGCAGGCTTGACATCCAATCAAATATTCTATAATTTAATAGGCAGTATAAATTCATCCATATCGATTTCTAACATTATTCTAATTGAATATCAGGATGTTATAAGAAATGCAGTAAGGTAATGTCGTTTTAACCGTGCTTTCTCACCTGAACTTGGTTGTTTTACCGAAAAAACAATTAAGTATGGCAGATTAGTGAGGGTTTGCCCAGTGCTTCGattcactgtccataaatgtgttgtaaatacattttcttgtgTAATTCAATCGTAAAAGCATTTATGTATGCAAATTAGTCATGTGGTGCAAAGATAGTGTTACATTTAAGGCAAATTTCGcaagcgtttttttttttttttacatagtaattttttttattaagtgcATCAGTAACATTAGTTTGTGGTAAGAgtttaatatacaatatacaacaTTATGGAACTGTAACCACTGCAATTTCCACTATAAAAGCTGTCAATGCTACAACCACAACTCATCTCAATACTATGATTGGCATGTTAATAATATTTTGCATAAGTGGTCAATTTTTTTCTTGGCAACAAAACTGTGGCATTGTTAAAAAGCCTTATGTATAATTCTTTTGGTTAGTTTTTGGTTGTGCGAAAGTTGTTCAGTGATTGATTGCTATGCTTAGGAATTCCAGCAGTTCCTCATCCAGAATGAAATACATCTTaatatacattattatttatataattttatcaATAATATATATCACAATTTGTAGAGTGCAATTATTGTCTTGTtgctctctgttgtttttttttctgccatgcCTAATTCAATTTTATGgttgtttgtatttatgtctaTTGGCGCATGTAACCCTATTGTGGCTATATTCTTTCTATATTTTTAGCCAGAATGATTGGCATTATCTTACATGATATCTTGGCTGTTGCATATTGTATCTGTATTTGTAACCCTAATTTTAATCAATACTAATAATGATTACCgaataaattaatgaaatgataCAAACACAAGTTCCctatttttcattctgtttaaGCTTATTCATTGTTCTTTGTTCTGTTGCTAGTAGTATATTCAGAGTATTAAACCCCTGATCAGCAGCTTTACaataaaaacttattttcaGGTGtttctcacagcaagaaggttcctggttcgaaacccagcagtggcctttctgtgttgagtttgcatgttctccctgtgcttgcatgggttttcccCAGGTTACTCtagttttctcccacagtccaaaaacatgtcaggttgattggtgactctaaattgttatttgtctctatgtggtcctgtgatggactggtgacctgtccagggtgtaccctgagAGATGGgatagggtccagcagatccccgtgaccctaagTAGgagtaagcaggtatagataatggatggatgaatgtttaCACTTCATTGCTTGAATTTGCTGGACCAGTAAAAAGGAATTCAGAGTTCTAGaaaataattattgtaattgtaataatacatctttaaatttaattacCATTTTCTCAGTCTTGCTCACTGTCCCTACAATATGTGGATCTGATACGTTCAAAAGTTTGGGGTCACTTTCATGTGAAACTCGACAGTCTATTCTTGTTCTTAGAAATGAAGGCTATTCCATGCGAGAAATTGCCAAGAAACTGAAGATTTCCTACAACGGTGTGTACTACTCCCTTCAgagaacagcacaaacaggcTCTAACCAGAGTAGAAAGAGAAGTGGGAGGCCCAGCTGCACAACTGAGCAAGAAGATAAGTACATTAGAGTCTCTAGCTTGAGAAATAGACGCCTCACCAGGTCCTCAACTGGCAGCTTCATTAAATAGTACCCGCAAAACGCCAGTGTCAACACCTACAGTGAAGGGGCGACTCCGGGATGCTGGCCTTCAGGTCAGAGTGGCAAAGAAAAAGCCATATCTGAGACTggccaataaaagaaaaagattaataTGGGCAAAAGAACACAGACATTGGACAGAGGAAGATTGGAAAAAAGTATTATGTACGGACGAATCGAAGTTTGAGGTGTTTGGATCACACAGAAGAACATTTGTGAGACACAGAACAACTGAAAAGATGCTGGAAGAGTGCCTGACGCCATCTGTCAAGCAAGGTGGGGGTAACGTGATGGTCTGGGGTTGCTTTGGTGCTGGTAAGGTGGGAGATTTGTTCAGGGTAAAAGGGATTTTGAATAAGGAAGGCTATCACTCCATTTTGCAACGACATGCCATACCCTGTGGACAGCGCTTGATCGGAGCCAATTTCATCCTACAAtaggacaatgacccaaagcacACCCCCAAAATGTGCAAGAACTATTTAGAGAAGAAGCAGGCAGCTGGTTTCCTATCTGTAATGGAGTGGCCAGCGCAGTCACCAGATCTAAACCCCATTGAGCTGTTGTGGGAGCAGCTTGACCGTATGGTACGCAAGAAGTGCCCATCCAGCCAATCCAACTTGTGGGAGGGGCTTCTAGAAGTGTGGGGTGAAATTTCTCCAGATTACCACAAAAAATTAACAGCTAAAATGCCAAAGGTCTGCAatgctgtaattgctgcaaatGTAGGATTCTTTGACGAAAGCAAAGTTTGAaggaaaaaattatttcaaataaatattatttctaacCTCGTCAATGTCTTGActatattttctattcattttacaACTCATGTGGTAAATAAAAGGGTGACTTTtcttggaaaacacaaaattctCTGGGTGACCACAAACTTTTGAACGGtagtgtatacagtatatacaactGTAGTAAGTTCATTTATATACCAAAGACAATACGATAAAAAGGACACAAGTCCTTTCAAATGTCCTTTTATTGACTACAACAGAGGTTTCAAACTCCAGTCCTTTAGTGCCAccatcctgcttgttttccagctgtccctggcctacccactgctgattacttgAATCAAGTCTGTTTAGGCAGTCAACAGCtacaagggcagggatagttggtgggcagtggcccttgagtactggagtttgagacccctggtCTATAGCCATGCTAGTGACTCTGAGATGCTATAGGCTACTTAGTAAACCAATAGGTGGTTAGATGTTTTGGCAATTTTAGgcttgatttgatttaataGTTTAGATGAGATAACCTGCTGAGTTTAAGCATATTACTAAGCAAACTAAAAGAAACTAACCTTTTAAGTTTATGTAAGCTATTTTTGTCCTGTTGGTAATCTTTTATGCTAGGTAATACTAGTGAGTAATTTAGTAATAGGTAATACTAGTGAGTAATTTAGTAATACCCACATATTTGAGGTTGAGCACATGCAACTATTTTCACAGACTaaaatttctaaaactgaaccAGGCGTATACACATCTTCATAAATGGGACAATTCATATGCACATTTCTACTTTAGTGTTATATCAAATATCTTGGTGAAAAACccaatgtgttttctgtgaacatTTTACTATAATGGTCAGAGCAACATTTTTATGGTTGAAATATGTAACTGAAAACAATTTTGttacagcaaaaaaagaaatattttcaacaTATGAAAATACAATCCAAAGTAATTTTTAGGTTATGTTTGTTGCACTATTACAGAACATTCCTTATGTGATGATGCTGTTTATTATCAGTAATTACTGTCCTAGAAACTGAAACAAActgtctgtgggtgtgtttctgttggttttaaTTATGGAGTAATTAGAGGGTGCATTCCAGTACAACATTATAATGTTGTGTGTCACCTTTTCACAAATTCTAGCCCTATGACAGGAATTGAATGTCTTTGAGAATTAGTGTTAGTTAATAAATATAGCTTGTAAATGTAAACCTGGTTGGAATAATGACTGTAACTGTCGGTTTATGTTTCTTATTTACTGTGGACAGAACTGTAGATTATTTTAGATTGAATCCTTAATTCTCAATTAATTGAATCATTCACCAAATGTACTCTTACTGACCATAAAAGTAGAAGCTTCTAATCAATATAATACAATTTAACATCGAACAATTCAACAGTGAAGAGCTTATATTTTGGCACAGTTGATCCCACCTACCAATTCAGTATTTCTCAAGGCTTTACCATGGAGTGATGCTCTACTAGACTGAGTTATAATTGAAGTTTATtgataatacagtatatttacacCCCCTAAACCTGCAGGTGATTagaacatgtactgtatatgtttcaCAGAATTAGGCTGTCCTTCTGATTTAAGAGATTTAAGACAATGATCACGTAATGTCAATGTCCCTGGTTTGAGTCTGACTAAAGACCTTTGTTGCACGATACACACCCTCTGCCACCTAATTTTCTGTAAGCCTTTTGCTGTCACTATAAATTAAGAGGAATATGTCCAAGAATTACTGAAATGCAATTGTACTGTATTGGTCATTATATTACTGGCTGATCACTCCTGTGCATTATAGTTCCAAGAATTCTATATGTAGGGCAATAAAAAATAGCTTTACCTTTAGCTTTAGCACTCAATGAATTCACATAGGAATGGAAAAATGCAAACGGCTTCACATCATTTCACAgcatatattttaaattcaaagagAAAAAATTTTGTTATGGGATGGTTTCCCAATTACCAGCAGGATGTAATTGCTTTGTACATTCCAACAATACTTTAATTTCCACACCCTATCCAAGTGGTACACCCTTTTGTCTACCTACCTTATTTAACTGCCAGACATCAGGCAGTCCTccatcagtcacagcagagcGACTTCTCTTTGTGAGtatcattttaacttttttaacaCCATGCaccatgttttctctttctgtctttaaagtGTGTTTCTTATTATATGAGTACTGTTTTATGTTCCGTTATGATGATGGGGTTATCATTATTAAGATCAAACCAGACTGACAATAGTTTACAAAGCAACAATTGGCTGACATGTCTGAAATTACTGGCTACACTTTTACACCTGTGGTTAGAGTAATACTGTGTTTGTAGGTGGCTGTTTCCACTTCTCTGTAATTTTAACATTTGACTGCTCTATTGTTACATTTCTCTCTAAATTAagtcaatgtttttattgtctaatataataataatctttgTTCTTTAATAATTGTAGATGCTACTTGCTCACCAACTGATTCTTAAGCCTTCTGCTGATAAAGGTAAGTACAAATTTCTTTTCtaacaaattattttcaatccATTTGTGAGGACAGCTACAATCACTCTTAGCTCTCAACTCTTATCACTCTTGGAAAATGGCCCATAAATGTTTTGAGTTGGATATTGACACCATCAACTACCTCCAAGTGAACtcacagaaaagtgaaatagGGATTACTGCCCCAGatgataaaattcctctaagtAAACAACACCTTGGGTCTTTGGGCTCCTGGGTCAAGGAGAGCTTTTGAAACCTGGGTGTAATATTTGACAAATCAATGTCCTTGGATAACCATTCAAGGCAGTTAGAAATAGCTTCTATCCTTTGAATGACATTTCCAAACTTACTGACTTCAAAAGTAGAAGCTTCTAATCAACCTAATGCAATTTAACAGTTAACAATTCAATAGGTGAGAGATTATCTTTTGATCAGTTGATCCCACCTACCACTTCAGTATTTCTCCAGGCTTTACCATGGAGTAATGCTTACTCCCTAGCAAGACACCTCAGGTCAGAAGTTGCTAATGGTACCAAAAACCCAATATAAATCTAGAGGGAACGTTTCATTCCAGTCAGTGGCTCCCAGACTGTGGAATGCCCTACCCCTATCTTTGCGAGTGGCTTATTCTGTTGAGTTCTTTAGAAAATAGCTGAAGGCATTTTTATTCATATGGGCATTTAGTTAAATGGGCTTTTGGGATTCTTTTTATTATTCCTGTCTTTCATCTATTTGTTTAGTCATtagattttattgattttactcTGTGTTTGGTTCTAAAGGACACATAGTAACAACATGTACAAGCTACGTCTGATTGCAGGTAAGACACACTGATCAAGGAAATGCTTCCTTAAAGGGCTGATTAATCTAAACCCTAACAGATCACTTCACACCTCACACTTTTGTATCTGGTAATGATTTAATTTACCCAAGTTAaggtttttctttgtatttttgtgtgtaaccTGACCCGTTTTGTTGTCAACCTAATGTTGATCAAGTTTATCTCTTTAAAGGCATCTGTTTGATTATCGCCAGCCTAGGTAAgtttaaaatatgaatcacaGTCTTAAAAGAAATTACATGTTGGAAATGAGCAAATGTAAAGAAATTTAAACTGATTTACTCCGTGAGGAGGTCCCTGTGCTGAAAAGAGTGATGAGGTTTACACCAACCCTAATGACCCAAATTCTTTTTACAACTGTGGACACGAGATAACCCACACCCAATACTGCTAAACAGGTTTGGTCTTTAAAGAAAGCTGTAATTGCTGTGATTACCCTACAGGCACTTGTACAACCACCAGAAATTTCCTTAGACCTACAACTCCCACCACAACTCCGAGTACAACCACAAGAACTCCTACTACAACCACCACAACTTCCACTAGAACCACAACTTCATCCAGGTCTGATACTGGTAGTGGAGGTCCCTGTGCTGGAAGGAGTGATGGGCTTTACACCAACCCTAATGACCCAAATTCTTTTTACAACTGTGGCAATGGGATAACCCACATCCAAAACTGCCAACCAGGTTTGGTCTTTAGACAAAGCTGTAACTGCTGTGATTACTCTACAGGCACTACTTCAACCAGTTCTGGTACAGCTAGTGGAGGTGCCTGTGCTGGAAAGAGTGATGGGCTTTACACC
Coding sequences within it:
- the LOC113145568 gene encoding acidic mammalian chitinase-like, whose amino-acid sequence is MYKLRLIAGICLIIASLGTCTTTRNFLRPTTPTTTPSTTTRTPTTTTTTSTRTTTSSRSDTGSGGPCAGRSDGLYTNPNDPNSFYNCGNGITHIQNCQPGLVFRQSCNCCDYSTGTTSTSSGTASGGACAGKSDGLYTNPNNPNSFYNCANGITHIQNCQPGLVFRQSCNCCDYSTGTT